In Eubalaena glacialis isolate mEubGla1 chromosome 4, mEubGla1.1.hap2.+ XY, whole genome shotgun sequence, one DNA window encodes the following:
- the LOC133091248 gene encoding zinc finger protein 791-like isoform X1: MCCRGRGSLWEDAGGAQSREMDPVAFEDVAVNFTLEEWALLGPSQKKLYRDVMRETLRNLASVGEKWEDHNTEDQYKNQGRNLRSHTLRRRCESEEGSQCGENISLIPNLNLNKKNSTAVKPWECSVCGKVFMSRSSFNRHVRSHTAPKPSRYQEYGKKPYKCKVCGKAFSYLQPFQKHESNHGIEKSYKCKECGKSFRYRQSVRKHERTHTGEKPYQCKQCGKAFRYHQTFQTHERTHTGEKPYECKQCGKALSCPSSFRSHERTHTGEKPYECKKCSKAFSCPSSLRKHERTHTGEKPYDCKECGKAFISLGSFQRHMITHTGVGPYKCKECGKAFNCPSSYRIHERSHTGEKPYECKQCGRAFSCSSSFRTHERTHTGEKPYQCKECGKAFHWLTTFQVHVRTHTGEKPYICKQCGKALSCPTSFRRHERTHTAEKPYECKQCGKTFSSPLGLQIHERTHTGEKPYKCEKCGKAFVSLTSFRRHMMTHTGDGPYKCKECGKAFNCPSSFRIHERTHTGEKPYECKICGKAFSCSSYVQVHERTHTGEKPYECKECGKAFIYRTTFRGHMRVHTGEKPYKCKDCGKAFSRPSSYRSHERIHTGEKLLECKHCGKAFNWPTSLHKHVMRMHTG, from the exons GACCCAGTGGCCTTTGAGGATGTGGCTGTGAACTTTACCTTGGAGGAGTGGGCTCTGCTCGGGCCTTCACAGAAGAAACTCTACAGAGATGTGATGCGGGAAACCTTGAGGAACCTGGCGTCAGTAG GGGAAAAATGGGAAGACCATAACACTGAAGATCAGTACAAAAACCAGGGAAGAAATCTGAG aagtcATACATTACGGAGACGCTGTGAAAGTGAAGAAGGTAGTCAATGTGGTGAAAACATCAGCCTTATTCCAAATCTTAATCTGAACAAGAAAAATTCTACTGCAGTAAAACCATGGGAGTGCAGCGTGTGTGGAAAAGTCTTCATGAGTCGTTCATCCTTTAATAGGCACGTTAGATCTCACACTGCACCCAAACCATCCAGGTATCAGGAATATGGAAAGAAGCCTTATAAATGTAAGgtatgtgggaaagccttcagttATCTCCAGCCTTTTCAAAAACATGAAAGTAATCATGGTATAGAGAAATCCtataaatgtaaggaatgtgggaaatcctttagATATCGCCAATCTGTTCGAAAACATGAACggactcacactggagagaaaccctatcaaTGTAAacaatgtgggaaagcctttcgATATCATCAAACCtttcaaacacatgaaagaactcacacaggggagaaaccctatgaatgtaagcaATGTGGTAAAGCCCTCAGTTGTCCAAGTTCCTTTCGAAGTCATGAAAGGACTCAtactggagaaaaaccctatgaatgtaaaaaGTGTAGTAAAGCCTTCAGTTGTCCCAGTTCTCTTCGAAAACATGAGAGAACTCATACGGGAGAGAAACCTTACGactgtaaggaatgtgggaaagccttcatttctcttggaagcTTTCAAAGACACATGATAACACATACTGGAGTTGGACCTtataaatgtaaggaatgtggaaaaGCATTCAACTGTCCCAGTTCATATAGAATACATGAACGATctcacactggagaaaaaccctatgaatgtaaacaATGTGGTAGAGCCTTCAGTTGTTCCAGTTCCTTTCGAACACATGAaagaactcacactggagagaaaccttatcaatgtaaggaatgtggaaaagccttccATTGGCTCACCACTTTTCAAGTCCATGTGAGAACTCACACTGGCGAAAAACCCTATATATGTAAGCAGTGTGGTAAAGCCCTCAGTTGTCCCACTTCATTTCGAAGACATGAACGGACTCACACTgcagagaaaccctatgaatgtaagcaatgtgggaaaaccttcagTTCTCCTCTAGGTTTGCAAATACATGAaagaactcacactggagagaaaccctataaatgtGAGAAATGTGGGAAAGCATTTGTTTCTCTCACAAGCTTTCGAAGACACATGATGACGCACACTGGAGATGGACCTtataaatgtaaggaatgtgggaaagcatTTAATTGTCCCAGTTCATTTCGAATACATGAAAGAacccacacaggagagaaaccctatgaatgtaaaatATGTGGTAAAGCCTTCAGTTGTTCCAGTTATGTTCAAGTACATGAAAGaactcatactggagagaaaccctatgaatgtaaggaatgtgggaaagccttcatttACCGCACAACCTTTCGAGGTCACATGAGAGTGCACACTGGTGAGAAACCGTATAAATGTAAAgactgtgggaaagcctttagtcGACCCAGTTCATACAGAAGCCATGAaagaattcacactggagagaaacttCTTGAATGTAAGCATTGTGGGAAAGCCTTTAATTGGCCCACATCCTTACATAAACATGTCATGAGAATGCACACTGGATAA
- the LOC133091248 gene encoding zinc finger protein 791-like isoform X4, with translation MRETLRNLASVGEKWEDHNTEDQYKNQGRNLRSHTLRRRCESEEGSQCGENISLIPNLNLNKKNSTAVKPWECSVCGKVFMSRSSFNRHVRSHTAPKPSRYQEYGKKPYKCKVCGKAFSYLQPFQKHESNHGIEKSYKCKECGKSFRYRQSVRKHERTHTGEKPYQCKQCGKAFRYHQTFQTHERTHTGEKPYECKQCGKALSCPSSFRSHERTHTGEKPYECKKCSKAFSCPSSLRKHERTHTGEKPYDCKECGKAFISLGSFQRHMITHTGVGPYKCKECGKAFNCPSSYRIHERSHTGEKPYECKQCGRAFSCSSSFRTHERTHTGEKPYQCKECGKAFHWLTTFQVHVRTHTGEKPYICKQCGKALSCPTSFRRHERTHTAEKPYECKQCGKTFSSPLGLQIHERTHTGEKPYKCEKCGKAFVSLTSFRRHMMTHTGDGPYKCKECGKAFNCPSSFRIHERTHTGEKPYECKICGKAFSCSSYVQVHERTHTGEKPYECKECGKAFIYRTTFRGHMRVHTGEKPYKCKDCGKAFSRPSSYRSHERIHTGEKLLECKHCGKAFNWPTSLHKHVMRMHTG, from the exons ATGCGGGAAACCTTGAGGAACCTGGCGTCAGTAG GGGAAAAATGGGAAGACCATAACACTGAAGATCAGTACAAAAACCAGGGAAGAAATCTGAG aagtcATACATTACGGAGACGCTGTGAAAGTGAAGAAGGTAGTCAATGTGGTGAAAACATCAGCCTTATTCCAAATCTTAATCTGAACAAGAAAAATTCTACTGCAGTAAAACCATGGGAGTGCAGCGTGTGTGGAAAAGTCTTCATGAGTCGTTCATCCTTTAATAGGCACGTTAGATCTCACACTGCACCCAAACCATCCAGGTATCAGGAATATGGAAAGAAGCCTTATAAATGTAAGgtatgtgggaaagccttcagttATCTCCAGCCTTTTCAAAAACATGAAAGTAATCATGGTATAGAGAAATCCtataaatgtaaggaatgtgggaaatcctttagATATCGCCAATCTGTTCGAAAACATGAACggactcacactggagagaaaccctatcaaTGTAAacaatgtgggaaagcctttcgATATCATCAAACCtttcaaacacatgaaagaactcacacaggggagaaaccctatgaatgtaagcaATGTGGTAAAGCCCTCAGTTGTCCAAGTTCCTTTCGAAGTCATGAAAGGACTCAtactggagaaaaaccctatgaatgtaaaaaGTGTAGTAAAGCCTTCAGTTGTCCCAGTTCTCTTCGAAAACATGAGAGAACTCATACGGGAGAGAAACCTTACGactgtaaggaatgtgggaaagccttcatttctcttggaagcTTTCAAAGACACATGATAACACATACTGGAGTTGGACCTtataaatgtaaggaatgtggaaaaGCATTCAACTGTCCCAGTTCATATAGAATACATGAACGATctcacactggagaaaaaccctatgaatgtaaacaATGTGGTAGAGCCTTCAGTTGTTCCAGTTCCTTTCGAACACATGAaagaactcacactggagagaaaccttatcaatgtaaggaatgtggaaaagccttccATTGGCTCACCACTTTTCAAGTCCATGTGAGAACTCACACTGGCGAAAAACCCTATATATGTAAGCAGTGTGGTAAAGCCCTCAGTTGTCCCACTTCATTTCGAAGACATGAACGGACTCACACTgcagagaaaccctatgaatgtaagcaatgtgggaaaaccttcagTTCTCCTCTAGGTTTGCAAATACATGAaagaactcacactggagagaaaccctataaatgtGAGAAATGTGGGAAAGCATTTGTTTCTCTCACAAGCTTTCGAAGACACATGATGACGCACACTGGAGATGGACCTtataaatgtaaggaatgtgggaaagcatTTAATTGTCCCAGTTCATTTCGAATACATGAAAGAacccacacaggagagaaaccctatgaatgtaaaatATGTGGTAAAGCCTTCAGTTGTTCCAGTTATGTTCAAGTACATGAAAGaactcatactggagagaaaccctatgaatgtaaggaatgtgggaaagccttcatttACCGCACAACCTTTCGAGGTCACATGAGAGTGCACACTGGTGAGAAACCGTATAAATGTAAAgactgtgggaaagcctttagtcGACCCAGTTCATACAGAAGCCATGAaagaattcacactggagagaaacttCTTGAATGTAAGCATTGTGGGAAAGCCTTTAATTGGCCCACATCCTTACATAAACATGTCATGAGAATGCACACTGGATAA
- the LOC133091248 gene encoding zinc finger protein 791-like isoform X3, which yields MDPVAFEDVAVNFTLEEWALLGPSQKKLYRDVMRETLRNLASVGEKWEDHNTEDQYKNQGRNLRSHTLRRRCESEEGSQCGENISLIPNLNLNKKNSTAVKPWECSVCGKVFMSRSSFNRHVRSHTAPKPSRYQEYGKKPYKCKVCGKAFSYLQPFQKHESNHGIEKSYKCKECGKSFRYRQSVRKHERTHTGEKPYQCKQCGKAFRYHQTFQTHERTHTGEKPYECKQCGKALSCPSSFRSHERTHTGEKPYECKKCSKAFSCPSSLRKHERTHTGEKPYDCKECGKAFISLGSFQRHMITHTGVGPYKCKECGKAFNCPSSYRIHERSHTGEKPYECKQCGRAFSCSSSFRTHERTHTGEKPYQCKECGKAFHWLTTFQVHVRTHTGEKPYICKQCGKALSCPTSFRRHERTHTAEKPYECKQCGKTFSSPLGLQIHERTHTGEKPYKCEKCGKAFVSLTSFRRHMMTHTGDGPYKCKECGKAFNCPSSFRIHERTHTGEKPYECKICGKAFSCSSYVQVHERTHTGEKPYECKECGKAFIYRTTFRGHMRVHTGEKPYKCKDCGKAFSRPSSYRSHERIHTGEKLLECKHCGKAFNWPTSLHKHVMRMHTG from the exons GACCCAGTGGCCTTTGAGGATGTGGCTGTGAACTTTACCTTGGAGGAGTGGGCTCTGCTCGGGCCTTCACAGAAGAAACTCTACAGAGATGTGATGCGGGAAACCTTGAGGAACCTGGCGTCAGTAG GGGAAAAATGGGAAGACCATAACACTGAAGATCAGTACAAAAACCAGGGAAGAAATCTGAG aagtcATACATTACGGAGACGCTGTGAAAGTGAAGAAGGTAGTCAATGTGGTGAAAACATCAGCCTTATTCCAAATCTTAATCTGAACAAGAAAAATTCTACTGCAGTAAAACCATGGGAGTGCAGCGTGTGTGGAAAAGTCTTCATGAGTCGTTCATCCTTTAATAGGCACGTTAGATCTCACACTGCACCCAAACCATCCAGGTATCAGGAATATGGAAAGAAGCCTTATAAATGTAAGgtatgtgggaaagccttcagttATCTCCAGCCTTTTCAAAAACATGAAAGTAATCATGGTATAGAGAAATCCtataaatgtaaggaatgtgggaaatcctttagATATCGCCAATCTGTTCGAAAACATGAACggactcacactggagagaaaccctatcaaTGTAAacaatgtgggaaagcctttcgATATCATCAAACCtttcaaacacatgaaagaactcacacaggggagaaaccctatgaatgtaagcaATGTGGTAAAGCCCTCAGTTGTCCAAGTTCCTTTCGAAGTCATGAAAGGACTCAtactggagaaaaaccctatgaatgtaaaaaGTGTAGTAAAGCCTTCAGTTGTCCCAGTTCTCTTCGAAAACATGAGAGAACTCATACGGGAGAGAAACCTTACGactgtaaggaatgtgggaaagccttcatttctcttggaagcTTTCAAAGACACATGATAACACATACTGGAGTTGGACCTtataaatgtaaggaatgtggaaaaGCATTCAACTGTCCCAGTTCATATAGAATACATGAACGATctcacactggagaaaaaccctatgaatgtaaacaATGTGGTAGAGCCTTCAGTTGTTCCAGTTCCTTTCGAACACATGAaagaactcacactggagagaaaccttatcaatgtaaggaatgtggaaaagccttccATTGGCTCACCACTTTTCAAGTCCATGTGAGAACTCACACTGGCGAAAAACCCTATATATGTAAGCAGTGTGGTAAAGCCCTCAGTTGTCCCACTTCATTTCGAAGACATGAACGGACTCACACTgcagagaaaccctatgaatgtaagcaatgtgggaaaaccttcagTTCTCCTCTAGGTTTGCAAATACATGAaagaactcacactggagagaaaccctataaatgtGAGAAATGTGGGAAAGCATTTGTTTCTCTCACAAGCTTTCGAAGACACATGATGACGCACACTGGAGATGGACCTtataaatgtaaggaatgtgggaaagcatTTAATTGTCCCAGTTCATTTCGAATACATGAAAGAacccacacaggagagaaaccctatgaatgtaaaatATGTGGTAAAGCCTTCAGTTGTTCCAGTTATGTTCAAGTACATGAAAGaactcatactggagagaaaccctatgaatgtaaggaatgtgggaaagccttcatttACCGCACAACCTTTCGAGGTCACATGAGAGTGCACACTGGTGAGAAACCGTATAAATGTAAAgactgtgggaaagcctttagtcGACCCAGTTCATACAGAAGCCATGAaagaattcacactggagagaaacttCTTGAATGTAAGCATTGTGGGAAAGCCTTTAATTGGCCCACATCCTTACATAAACATGTCATGAGAATGCACACTGGATAA
- the LOC133091248 gene encoding zinc finger protein 791-like isoform X2 gives MCLRFQDPVAFEDVAVNFTLEEWALLGPSQKKLYRDVMRETLRNLASVGEKWEDHNTEDQYKNQGRNLRSHTLRRRCESEEGSQCGENISLIPNLNLNKKNSTAVKPWECSVCGKVFMSRSSFNRHVRSHTAPKPSRYQEYGKKPYKCKVCGKAFSYLQPFQKHESNHGIEKSYKCKECGKSFRYRQSVRKHERTHTGEKPYQCKQCGKAFRYHQTFQTHERTHTGEKPYECKQCGKALSCPSSFRSHERTHTGEKPYECKKCSKAFSCPSSLRKHERTHTGEKPYDCKECGKAFISLGSFQRHMITHTGVGPYKCKECGKAFNCPSSYRIHERSHTGEKPYECKQCGRAFSCSSSFRTHERTHTGEKPYQCKECGKAFHWLTTFQVHVRTHTGEKPYICKQCGKALSCPTSFRRHERTHTAEKPYECKQCGKTFSSPLGLQIHERTHTGEKPYKCEKCGKAFVSLTSFRRHMMTHTGDGPYKCKECGKAFNCPSSFRIHERTHTGEKPYECKICGKAFSCSSYVQVHERTHTGEKPYECKECGKAFIYRTTFRGHMRVHTGEKPYKCKDCGKAFSRPSSYRSHERIHTGEKLLECKHCGKAFNWPTSLHKHVMRMHTG, from the exons GACCCAGTGGCCTTTGAGGATGTGGCTGTGAACTTTACCTTGGAGGAGTGGGCTCTGCTCGGGCCTTCACAGAAGAAACTCTACAGAGATGTGATGCGGGAAACCTTGAGGAACCTGGCGTCAGTAG GGGAAAAATGGGAAGACCATAACACTGAAGATCAGTACAAAAACCAGGGAAGAAATCTGAG aagtcATACATTACGGAGACGCTGTGAAAGTGAAGAAGGTAGTCAATGTGGTGAAAACATCAGCCTTATTCCAAATCTTAATCTGAACAAGAAAAATTCTACTGCAGTAAAACCATGGGAGTGCAGCGTGTGTGGAAAAGTCTTCATGAGTCGTTCATCCTTTAATAGGCACGTTAGATCTCACACTGCACCCAAACCATCCAGGTATCAGGAATATGGAAAGAAGCCTTATAAATGTAAGgtatgtgggaaagccttcagttATCTCCAGCCTTTTCAAAAACATGAAAGTAATCATGGTATAGAGAAATCCtataaatgtaaggaatgtgggaaatcctttagATATCGCCAATCTGTTCGAAAACATGAACggactcacactggagagaaaccctatcaaTGTAAacaatgtgggaaagcctttcgATATCATCAAACCtttcaaacacatgaaagaactcacacaggggagaaaccctatgaatgtaagcaATGTGGTAAAGCCCTCAGTTGTCCAAGTTCCTTTCGAAGTCATGAAAGGACTCAtactggagaaaaaccctatgaatgtaaaaaGTGTAGTAAAGCCTTCAGTTGTCCCAGTTCTCTTCGAAAACATGAGAGAACTCATACGGGAGAGAAACCTTACGactgtaaggaatgtgggaaagccttcatttctcttggaagcTTTCAAAGACACATGATAACACATACTGGAGTTGGACCTtataaatgtaaggaatgtggaaaaGCATTCAACTGTCCCAGTTCATATAGAATACATGAACGATctcacactggagaaaaaccctatgaatgtaaacaATGTGGTAGAGCCTTCAGTTGTTCCAGTTCCTTTCGAACACATGAaagaactcacactggagagaaaccttatcaatgtaaggaatgtggaaaagccttccATTGGCTCACCACTTTTCAAGTCCATGTGAGAACTCACACTGGCGAAAAACCCTATATATGTAAGCAGTGTGGTAAAGCCCTCAGTTGTCCCACTTCATTTCGAAGACATGAACGGACTCACACTgcagagaaaccctatgaatgtaagcaatgtgggaaaaccttcagTTCTCCTCTAGGTTTGCAAATACATGAaagaactcacactggagagaaaccctataaatgtGAGAAATGTGGGAAAGCATTTGTTTCTCTCACAAGCTTTCGAAGACACATGATGACGCACACTGGAGATGGACCTtataaatgtaaggaatgtgggaaagcatTTAATTGTCCCAGTTCATTTCGAATACATGAAAGAacccacacaggagagaaaccctatgaatgtaaaatATGTGGTAAAGCCTTCAGTTGTTCCAGTTATGTTCAAGTACATGAAAGaactcatactggagagaaaccctatgaatgtaaggaatgtgggaaagccttcatttACCGCACAACCTTTCGAGGTCACATGAGAGTGCACACTGGTGAGAAACCGTATAAATGTAAAgactgtgggaaagcctttagtcGACCCAGTTCATACAGAAGCCATGAaagaattcacactggagagaaacttCTTGAATGTAAGCATTGTGGGAAAGCCTTTAATTGGCCCACATCCTTACATAAACATGTCATGAGAATGCACACTGGATAA